Below is a window of Methanocaldococcus jannaschii DSM 2661 DNA.
TACCAATCCTTTCTCTTCCCCATCCCTCTCTTTGCCTTTGTAATTACGACATCTAAACTCTCAAGAGTTGGTTTAAATTTATACATTGTTCTAACTCTACTTCCTGGGGTATAAGGAGCCTTTAAATTTTTAATCATAACTCCCTCATGCCCAATAGATAGAGACCAGTTATAAAATTCTCTTGCCTCTTTTGCATCGTTTGTGACTAATTTATAGGATATATCAATTATTTTATCTGATTTAAGCTCTTTCTCTATCCTCTTTCTTTCAGTTCTCCAATCATTCTCATAACCAACAATTTCCTCTAAAACTTTTCTTCTCTTTTCAAATTCCTCATCTATAAATGATACTCCATCTTTATAAAGAATATCAAACAAATAAACTCTCAAATTTATTTCCTTCATCATCTTTCCAATATCATACTTTCTCCTAAATCTTCTAAGTATATCTTGGAAAGGTCTTGGCTTTCCTGTTTGTTTATCTATAGCTACACACTCCCCTTCAACAATTAATTTATCTACATTAATATTTTTTACCGCCTCAACAATCTCTGGAAGGGCATTTGTAACATCCTCCAATCTCCTGCTATATATCTTAACTTTATTTCCATCCTTATGTATTTGAACTCTTGCTCCATCATACTTTGTTTCAAATTGAGCTCTGCCCATCTCCAATAATGCCTCTTCAATTGAAGGAGTTAATTGAGCCAACATTGGTTTTATTGGTCTAAATAATTTTAATTTTAGCTCCTCACTTTCTAAATCTCCCATTAATAATTTCTCAGCTAAAAGCCCAATATCATTGGTTATAGCATATATCTTCTCAAGTTTTTCCTTTGGAACATTGAAATAAACTGACAAAGCATCTAATATAGTTGGAACATTCATCCCTATCCTCATATCTTCCAAAATTAACCTTGCCAAATACCTGCACTCTATTGGTGAAGCTCTTAAAAAGAGACTACTTATTAACCTCAACTTTTTCTTTTGAGAACCTTCTCCCTCTATCTCCCCAACCCTCTTTAAGGTTTCATAAACCTCATCTACAGTTAATGGCTGAAAAAATAAAGATGCTTGCTTAATCTTTGATTTTAATTGCTCTATTGCCAATCCAATATCTCCCGTCTCTTTAATTTTCTCTAACAATTCATCTTTCTTAATTCCTATAGATGTAACAGCATTTATTAAAAGTTTTTCTCCAATTCCTAACTCTCTCTCATCGTATTCGGGATAAACCCTCCCTATAGCCATATAACAAATCTTTTTTAAATCCTCTGGCTTCCCTTTCTCTTTAACCATGTCAATTAATTTTATAAAATAATCTCTCTTTTCCAACCTTTTTGTTGTTTTTTCAATTTTATTAAATATTTCACAAACATCTCTCCAAAGCATTATTTCACCATAAAAATATATATTATGAAATTTTATTATCTTGGCTCTAATTAAAATTGTTTCTCATTTTTAATCTTAGTTAATATGTCATTAACTATCCACTCAAAAATAAAACAGAATAAAATAAAAGAGATAATAATTTATCTTATTATCATTTTACCCTTGGAATCCTTCTTTACCAACTAAAGGAACAAATGCCACTGGCCCACAGTCCTTTATTATTATCTCATCTCCTCTCTTTTCAGCTAAAACTAATCTTTGTAGATACCTACCAACAGGCATTAATAACTTTCCCCCATCTTTTAATTGCCTTATTAATGGTTCTGGGATTTTTGGACCTGCTGCAGTTGTATATATCCTATCATAAGGGGCTAATGGCTCATACCCTAAAGTTCCATCTCCCACTATTACAATAACGTTATCGTATCCCAATTTCCTTAAAGTTCTCTCTGCTTTTTCAGCCAATTCTGGAATTCTCTCAATACTAACAACTAAACCATCCTCCCCCACAATCTCAGCAGTTACTGCCGCGTGATAACCACAACCAGTCCCAATCTCTAAAACTTTCATTCCTGGCTTTAAATCTAAAAGCTCACACATCATTCCAACCATATGAATGGCTGAAATAGTCTGCCCATAACCAATCTCTAATGGAGTATCTACATACGCATATTCCTTTAAATGCTCTGGAAGAAATTCCTCCCTTGGAACTTTTAATAGAGCATCAATTACTCTTTTACTTTTTATATACCCCTCCCTAATTAATTTCTCAATTACTGCTTTCTTTTGTTCTTCTAAATCCATAATTTCACCAAATATAATCTATATAAGGTAGCTTATATAAATGTTTAATATAATGTTAATTATAAGAAATTACCACCAAAATAATTATTTGGTGTTATGCATGGTTGAGGATTCATTCTTAACAGACACACAAATTAAGGTTTTAAAATTGAGAAAAAAAGGATTAACCCAAGAAGAAATAGCAAAAATGCTTGGAACAAGTAGAGCCAACATAAGTATGATTGAAAAAAGGGCAAAAGAAAATATAAAGAAGGCATATAACACAATAAAGATTTATAATAGGATAATGGCTCCACTATCTATTGAAATTGAAGAAGGGACTGATGTTTTAGAAATTCCAGATATTGTATTTAAAAAAGCTGATGAAGAAGGTATAAAAGTGAAATACAATACCTTAGAGCTCATTGAGCTTATAAAAGAAAATGCTTCAGAATTTATAGAAAAAAGAACAGTTAAAAAGAAATTTAAAATATACATCCTTGAAAATGGGGACTTAGATGTTGGAGGGAGCTAAATGAAAATTATAGAAGAAATTCCACAGAAAAATATTATTAAGCTTATGCCTGAAAACTTAGATGATTTATGGGTCTTATATAACATTATTGAAGAAGGAGATAAGATATTTGCAGTTACTGAGAGAAGAGTGCAGGATAAAGGAGACGTTATTAGAGCAGACAGAGGAGCCAAAAGAAAAATGTTTTTAGGAATTGAAGTAAAAAACGTAGAATTTGATGAAAACACGAAAAGAGTTAGAATTTTAGGAACTATAATTCATGGCCCAGACGATGTTCCCCTTGGCAGTCATCATACAATTGAAATTAAACCATTTGATGAGCTTTCAATTGAAAAAAATTGGAAAAAATGGCAGATAGAGAGAATAAAGGAAGCTATTGAATCATCTAAAAGACCTAAGGTTTTAGTTGTTGTTATGGATGATGAAGAAGCAGATATCTTTGAAGTTAGAGACTACAGCATAAAAGAAATTTGCTCAATAAAATCTCACACTTCAAAAAAATTGGATTATAAAATTAACGAAGAGTTAAAAAAAGAGTATTATCATGAAATAGCTAAGGTTTTGTCAGAGTATGATGTTGATAATATTTTGGTCGCAGGGCCAGGATTTGCAAAAAATAGCTTTTATAATTTTATTTCCTCTCAATACCCAGAGCTTAAAAATAAAATAGTTGTGGAGAGCATATCAACAACCTCAAGAGCTGGATTAAATGAGGTTATTAAAAGAGGAATTATTAATAGAATATATGCTGAATCAAGGGTTGCAAAAGAAACACAATTGATAGAAAAGCTTTTGGAAGAGATTGCTAAAAAGGGATTGGCTGTTTATGGTATTGATGAAGTAAAAAAAGCTTTAGAATATTCAGCTATAGACACATTATTAGTTTCAGATAGCTTAGTAAGAAATCATGAGATAGAAAAAATAATAGATACTACTGAAGAGATGGGTGGGAAGGTAGTTATCGTTTCCTCTGAACATGATGCTGGAAAGCAATTAAAAGCCTTAGGAGGAATAGCCGGTTTATTAAGATTCCCTATTGAATAATTACTCTTGAATAGGACTTTCGCAGTTTATATATTGAATTTGGAATTTAGATGCCTAAAAGGCATCATTTTCCTTATAGAGATTTATTCCTGCGAAAGTCCTATTTGAACTCTTTTTAAATGTTCTCTAAGCTTAAGATTTTGAATAAAAGTAACAATATCTCCATGGGTTTTTTCTAAGATTCCTCTACTAATATCCTGCTTCCTTCTCAAATTATCCACTACGTGATAATAATCAAAGTTCATTAAAAATTCATATAAATCTTCCATAAATTTGAAATACCTTTCAACCTCTGCTAAATTATCATTTTTCATTGCCTCTAATACCTCTCTCCTCAACTCTCCAATCACATCAGCTAATCCTAAGATGTAGTTCTCTTCTTTAATAAAATCAAGCTCTTTGAAACTTGGAATCTTATTATCAAACTTTATCATATACAAAGATAATGCCTCAACAAATTCCTGTTGAGGGGTAGATAAATATCCAACAAACTCTGGGAATGTTGCTAAACTATTTAGTTTTTTAATTTTTTCTGATATCTCATTTAATTTGTCTTTAAACTCATCTTTATCGTCTGATTTGTGAATTTTTCTAATTAACATTGCACAATCTCTTGTTATTTCCCTTGATAACTTTAAAATTTCTTCTCTAACACTATCTTTATTTGCAAGGTAGTTTATTAGATAATTTAGCTCATCCATTGCTACCACCAAAAATTTTATATACCCTATTGTTAGTATTTGTTTATACACTCCTTTTCTTTTATTACACTAATCCGTTATTAATTTATACCTCAAATAATGCAAACCTGAAAAGCCCGGGTAGGGCAATGACAGGTTTGCAAAATATAGTGTCTTCCAAAATCAATAAAATTAATTTAAGGAACATTGAACGCCTTTAAGGCGTTCATTAATACCTTAGTTATTTCAAAAGTTTTGAAAGACACTATAAAAAAGCTATTTAGATATTAAACCAAACAAAACACTCAAATAAAAGATTTTAAAGATATCAATAAATATGCTGGAGGTTAGATTATGGGGTTAAATATTAACAGACCAAGAAGAGGTTCATTAGCATTCAGTCCAAGAAAAAGAGCAAAAAGACCAGTTCCAAGAATTAGAAGCTGGCCAGAAGAGGATACAGTAAGGTTACAGGCATTTCCAGTATATAAAGCAGGAATGAGCCATGCATTTATTAAAGAAGATAATCCAAAAAGTCCAAATGCTGGACAGGAGGTATTTACTCCAATCACAATATTAGAAGCTCCACCAATCAACGTATGTGCTATAAGAGTTTATGGAAGAAATGAAAGAAACTACTTAACAACATTAACAGAAGTTTGGGCAGACAACTTAGACAAAGAATTAGAAAGAAAAATTAAACTCCCTAAAAAAGAAGACAGAAAGACCGTTGAAGATTTAGAAGCATTAAAAGACAAAATTGAAGATGTTAGAGTTCTCGTTCATACAAATCCAAAATTAACATGCCTTCCAAAGAAAAAACCAGAAATCTTAGAAATTAGAATTGGAGGAAAAGATATTGAAGAAAGATTAAACTACGCTAAAGAGATTTTAGGTAAGCAGTTAAACATTACAGATGTCTTCCAAGAAGGAGAGTTAGTCGATACAATTGGAGTTACAAAAGGTAAAGGATTCCAAGGACAAGTTAAAAGATGGGGAGTTAAAATACAATTTGGTAAGCACGCAAGAAAAGGAGTAGGAAGACACGTTGGTTCTATTGGTCCATGGCAACCAAAGATGGTTATGTGGAGTGTTCCAATGCCAGGTCAAATGGGATACCACCAAAGAACTGAATACAACAAGAGAATATTAAAGATTGGAAACAATGGGGATGAAATTACACCAAAAGGTGGATTCTTACACTACGGGGTTATAAGAAACAACTATGTTGTATTAAAAGGTTCAGTTCAAGGGCCTGCAAAGAGATTAATTGTATTAAGAAGAGCTATAAGACCACAGGAGCCATTAATCAAAGTACCTGAAATTACATACATAAGTACAACATCAAAGCAAGGTAAGTAAATAAAATACTTTAAAATAATTGAGAGAGAAGGTGAATAATAATGAAGGCTGTTGTTTATAATTTAAATGGAGAGGCAGTAAAAGAAATTGACTTACCAGCAGTATTTGAAGAAGAATACAGACCAGATTTAATTAAGAGAGCTTTCTTATCTGCATTTACAGCAAGATTACAGCCAAAAGGTTCAGACCCATTGGCAGGATTAAGAACAAGTGCTAAAAACATTGGTAAAGGAC
It encodes the following:
- a CDS encoding ATP-dependent DNA ligase: MLWRDVCEIFNKIEKTTKRLEKRDYFIKLIDMVKEKGKPEDLKKICYMAIGRVYPEYDERELGIGEKLLINAVTSIGIKKDELLEKIKETGDIGLAIEQLKSKIKQASLFFQPLTVDEVYETLKRVGEIEGEGSQKKKLRLISSLFLRASPIECRYLARLILEDMRIGMNVPTILDALSVYFNVPKEKLEKIYAITNDIGLLAEKLLMGDLESEELKLKLFRPIKPMLAQLTPSIEEALLEMGRAQFETKYDGARVQIHKDGNKVKIYSRRLEDVTNALPEIVEAVKNINVDKLIVEGECVAIDKQTGKPRPFQDILRRFRRKYDIGKMMKEINLRVYLFDILYKDGVSFIDEEFEKRRKVLEEIVGYENDWRTERKRIEKELKSDKIIDISYKLVTNDAKEAREFYNWSLSIGHEGVMIKNLKAPYTPGSRVRTMYKFKPTLESLDVVITKAKRGMGKRKDWYGSFEICVRDEEGNLYPIGHVGTGLTEADLEFLKEEIDKIIIRDLGEEVEVEPKIVIEVAYEEIQKSDKYPCGYALRFPRVVRFRFDKGVNEINTIEDVERIYEIQRGRK
- a CDS encoding protein-L-isoaspartate O-methyltransferase codes for the protein MDLEEQKKAVIEKLIREGYIKSKRVIDALLKVPREEFLPEHLKEYAYVDTPLEIGYGQTISAIHMVGMMCELLDLKPGMKVLEIGTGCGYHAAVTAEIVGEDGLVVSIERIPELAEKAERTLRKLGYDNVIVIVGDGTLGYEPLAPYDRIYTTAAGPKIPEPLIRQLKDGGKLLMPVGRYLQRLVLAEKRGDEIIIKDCGPVAFVPLVGKEGFQG
- a CDS encoding Tfx family DNA-binding protein, which gives rise to MVEDSFLTDTQIKVLKLRKKGLTQEEIAKMLGTSRANISMIEKRAKENIKKAYNTIKIYNRIMAPLSIEIEEGTDVLEIPDIVFKKADEEGIKVKYNTLELIELIKENASEFIEKRTVKKKFKIYILENGDLDVGGS
- a CDS encoding mRNA surveillance protein pelota; the encoded protein is MKIIEEIPQKNIIKLMPENLDDLWVLYNIIEEGDKIFAVTERRVQDKGDVIRADRGAKRKMFLGIEVKNVEFDENTKRVRILGTIIHGPDDVPLGSHHTIEIKPFDELSIEKNWKKWQIERIKEAIESSKRPKVLVVVMDDEEADIFEVRDYSIKEICSIKSHTSKKLDYKINEELKKEYYHEIAKVLSEYDVDNILVAGPGFAKNSFYNFISSQYPELKNKIVVESISTTSRAGLNEVIKRGIINRIYAESRVAKETQLIEKLLEEIAKKGLAVYGIDEVKKALEYSAIDTLLVSDSLVRNHEIEKIIDTTEEMGGKVVIVSSEHDAGKQLKALGGIAGLLRFPIE
- a CDS encoding translin family protein; its protein translation is MDELNYLINYLANKDSVREEILKLSREITRDCAMLIRKIHKSDDKDEFKDKLNEISEKIKKLNSLATFPEFVGYLSTPQQEFVEALSLYMIKFDNKIPSFKELDFIKEENYILGLADVIGELRREVLEAMKNDNLAEVERYFKFMEDLYEFLMNFDYYHVVDNLRRKQDISRGILEKTHGDIVTFIQNLKLREHLKRVQIGLSQE
- a CDS encoding 50S ribosomal protein L3; the protein is MGLNINRPRRGSLAFSPRKRAKRPVPRIRSWPEEDTVRLQAFPVYKAGMSHAFIKEDNPKSPNAGQEVFTPITILEAPPINVCAIRVYGRNERNYLTTLTEVWADNLDKELERKIKLPKKEDRKTVEDLEALKDKIEDVRVLVHTNPKLTCLPKKKPEILEIRIGGKDIEERLNYAKEILGKQLNITDVFQEGELVDTIGVTKGKGFQGQVKRWGVKIQFGKHARKGVGRHVGSIGPWQPKMVMWSVPMPGQMGYHQRTEYNKRILKIGNNGDEITPKGGFLHYGVIRNNYVVLKGSVQGPAKRLIVLRRAIRPQEPLIKVPEITYISTTSKQGK